One genomic region from Macrobrachium rosenbergii isolate ZJJX-2024 chromosome 1, ASM4041242v1, whole genome shotgun sequence encodes:
- the LOC136839506 gene encoding protein FAM200C-like, whose amino-acid sequence MEWLAGREYFENLEKTVKRQRLESNKSAMFDQRSAAIASFEVSWLVARNKKPHTIGGDLIKPAAVKMAEIMCGQKVAKQLNTVPLSARVIKERISILAENVREQVISSVKKSKEFAIQLDETTDVSSNSQLMVYIRYRGSDEIEEEMLLCSPLELRTRGIDVFNKVDACFKKPSVDLKWEDCIAVSVDGAPAMLGHINGFVALAKQQNPDILVIHCMTHRQALVVKNLEPELEAVLNDVVKIVNVVKGHALNTRMFHDLCEDGEAEYSTLLFHTELQYWNQKINANKTAGFPKLGEFLEDCQDCSLSDIKESVTRHLTKLRNRFCDYFPELDSHTVSWAVNPFKSELADLPEQPEELAEELVELRSSNETKMEFESMDDLSSFWMSKTAKAYKTVHIEATKMLLPFRNNLPFEQGFLPL is encoded by the exons ATGGAGTGGCTGGCTGGACGGGAATACTTTGAGAATCTGGAAAAAACAGTCAAAAGACAGAGACTGGAAAGTAACAAGAGTGCAATGTTTGACCAACGTTCAGCTGCAATAGCTAGTTTTGAAGTGTCATGGTTGGTTGCTCGAAACAAGAAACCACATACTATTGGTGGAGACTTAATCAAGCCTGCGGCTGTAAAAATGGCAGAAATAATGTGTGGGCAGAAAGTAGCTAAACAACTGAATACAGTACCTTTGTCGGCTAGAgttattaaagaaagaatttcCATCTTAGCAGAAAATGTGCGGGAACAAGTgatttcttcagtaaaaaaaagtaaagagttTGCCATTCAACTCGATGAGACTACAGATGTAAGTAGCAATTCACAATTGATGGTATACATTCGATATAGGGGCTCTGATGAAATCGAAGAAGAAATGTTGTTGTGTTCTCCTCTTGAGTTGAGAACTCGTGGTATTGATGTGTTCAATAAGGTTGATGCATGCTTCAAAAAACCAAGTGTTGATCTGAAGTGGGAAGATTGTATTGCAGTATCAGTTGATGGAGCTCCTGCCATGCTTGGTCACATCAATGGTTTTGTGGCTTTGGCCAAACAACAGAATCCAGATATTCTAGTCATCCATTGTATGACACATCGCCAGGCATTAGTTGTGAAGAATTTGGAACCAGAATTGGAAGCTGTGTTAAATGATGTGGTTAAGATTGTCAATGTTGTAAAAGGGCATGCACTAAACACGAGGATGTTTCATGATTTATGTGAGGATGGAGAGGCTGAATATTCAACCCTTCTTTTCCATACGGAA CTTCAGTATTGGAACCAGAAAATAAATGCCAATAAGACTGCTGGCTTTCCAAAACTGGGAGAGTTTTTGGAAGACTGTCAAGACTGCAGTCTTAGTGACATAAAGGAGTCAGTCACAAGGCACCTGACCAAACTTAGAAATAGGTTCTGTGACTATTTTCCAGAACTTGATTCACATACTGTCAGCTGGGCTGTAAATCCCTTCAAAAGTGAGCTGGCTGATTTGCCTGAACAGCCTGAAGAATTGGCAGAAGAGCTTGTTGAACTTCGTtccagcaatgaaacaaaaatggaatttgAGAGCATGGATGATCTCTCAAGTTTTTGGATGTCAAAAACTGCAAAGGCTTATAAAACTGTACATATAGAAGCAACTAAAATGCTACTACCTTTTCGCAACAACCTACCTTTTGAACAAGGTTTTTTACCCTTgtaa